The proteins below are encoded in one region of Apium graveolens cultivar Ventura chromosome 4, ASM990537v1, whole genome shotgun sequence:
- the LOC141721606 gene encoding asparagine--tRNA ligase, cytoplasmic 1-like: protein MWGEQSGFSQRILIKTILKGGETVVGETVKIGGWVKKGRKGEAGKIAFLEVNDGSCLESIQLIVKSSLWSLPDLTPTGTSVYVEGQLVMPPETNKKQIIEVMVSRIIKVGTVDPAKYPLPKGRHTLEFLRNIPQFRYRTDTMSAVARIRNALAQATHQFFQMHGFFYIHTPIITTNDCEGAGEMFQVTTLLNDAEKLEKELLNNTPPSPFISQLKARAPSEAEISASVSELKIAKQNLSMLGERSKLKPGIPIMDGKIDYSKDFFARQSFLTVSGQLHAETCVSALGSVYTFGPTFRAEHSHTSRHLAEFWMVEPEMAFATLEDDMRCAEAYVKFMCQWLLDNCLDDMKFMADKYDKAAIDRLRMVASKDFIRVSYTDAITILEEAAKEQKFVNEVKWGVDLASEHERYLTEVKYESPVIVNDYPKEIKAFYMKVNSDNRTVAAMDVLVPKVGELIGGSQREDCPKVLRERMLERGLSLESYEWYIDLRRYGTVEHSGFGLGFERMLLFATGLDNIRDVIPFPRYPGRADL, encoded by the exons ATGTGGGGTGAGCAATCTGGATTTAGCCAACGCATCTTGATCAAAACGATTTTGAAAGGCGGTGAAACGGTTGTGGGTGAAACCGTGAAAATTGGTGGTTGGGTGAAGAAAGGCCGCAAAGGTGAAGCAGGCAAAATTGCTTTCCTTGAGGTCAACGATGGGTCTTGTCTGGAAAGCATTCAATTGATCGTCAAGTCCAGCTTGTGGTCGCTGCCTGATCTAACGCCTACAGGAACCAGTGTTTATGTGGAGGGTCAGCTTGTTATGCCACCGGAAACTAATAAAAAGCAGATAATCGAAGTTATGGTTTCTAGGATCATCAAAGTGGGAACTGTTGATCCGGCTAAGTATCCGCTGCCCAAGGGTAGACATACTCTTGAGTTTCTCAGGAACATACCTCAATTTCGCTACAGAACTGATACT ATGTCTGCTGTTGCTCGTATACGTAATGCACTTGCACAAGCCACCCACCAGTTCTTCCAGATGCACGGCTTTTTTTACATTCACACTCCTATCATCACCACAAATGATTGTGAGGGTGCGGGTGAGATGTTTCAGGTTACCACTTTGCTCAATGATGCAGAAAAGTTGGAGAAAGAATTGCTCAACAATACTCCTCCATCCCCTTTCATTTCCCAATTGAAAGCTAGAGCACCTAGTGAAGCAGAAATTTCTGCCTCCGTTTCTGAGCTTAAAATTGCGAAACAGAATTTGTCTATGCTGGGCGAGCGTTCTAAGCTTAAACCTGGAATTCCAATCATGGATGGGAAGATTGATTATTCCAAAGATTTCTTTGCTCGGCAATCATTTCTGACTGTTTCTGGTCAACTACATGCCGAGACTTGTGTATCCGCTCTTGGCAGTGTTTATACCTTTGGACCAACATTTCGAGCTGAACACTCTCACACCTCTAGGCATCTGGCAGAGTTTTGGATGGTGGAACCAGAGATGGCATTTGCCACTCTTGAG GATGATATGAGGTGCGCTGAGGCTTATGTGAAGTTTATGTGTCAGTGGTTACTTGACAATTGTCTTGATGATATGAAGTTTATGGCTGATAAATATGACAAAGCTGCCATTGATCGGTTAAGAATGGTTGCTTCAAAAGACTTTATCCGAGTCTCATACACTGATGCAATCACCATTCTCGAGGAAGCTGCTAAAGAGCAGAAGTTTGTGAATGAAGTGAAGTGGGGTGTAGATTTAGCTTCTGAGCATGAAAG ATACTTAACTGAGGTGAAATATGAATCACCTGTTATCGTGAATGACTATCCTAAAGAGATCAAAGCCTTTTATATGAAAGTCAACTCTGACAACAGGACTGTAGCCGCTATGGATGTACTTGTACCAAAG GTGGGAGAACTGATTGGAGGTAGTCAGAGAGAAGATTGCCCCAAGGTCTTGAGAGAAAG GATGTTGGAACGGGGCCTGTCGCTGGAATCATATGAGTGGTACATTGACTTGCGACGTTACGGGACTGTAGAGCATAGTGGATTTGGTCTAGGTTTTGAGCGAATGCTTCTTTTTGCCACAGGGCTTGACAATATTAGGGACGTGATACCATTCCCTCGTTACCCTGGAAGAGCTGATTTATGA